The Devosia sp. A16 genome includes a window with the following:
- a CDS encoding M81 family metallopeptidase, with translation MRIALIHVAQETNDFNPVLTTMADYEAFGIYEGHDIVEKLNGLGQVGGFLKAIEESGLDIEIVPIIRAWAVAGGRIDRASYEYFDRRIREGLAAALAEGPIDGLALQLHGACAAEGIDDVEGEQAALCRQMLGPDVPIVLGLDHHANVTQKMVDSVDAIVGHRTQPHDTFDTGVIGTELLLRIITGKLKPTTAWRKIPLVSHQEQFLTSKGPMKRWFDRARAMEADPRVLQASNYPMQPWLDVAEGGWSTIVVTDNDQALAEQLADELADLCWSLRDDFQVREAVSVDDAVRMADAEPRGIVVLSDTGDTVFGGSAGDSNLILEAMIRLKIRSRALVPLISPGAAKALSEAGEGAQVTLLLGGDAAPAFFSPIEVTGTVRTVGGGVIQITDSHQNEVDLGQAVIFDVGPITMMITELRGLAGNLPQLYEAMGVNPRDYKIAVLKTASNFQYFAPLTARVIRVDTRGPGQSDVLTLPWQRVPRPIYPLDPVADWRAVSSQPGVRRPA, from the coding sequence TTGCGTATTGCCCTCATTCACGTCGCCCAGGAAACCAACGACTTCAATCCGGTCCTCACCACGATGGCCGATTACGAGGCGTTCGGGATCTATGAGGGGCACGACATCGTCGAGAAGCTCAACGGGCTCGGCCAGGTCGGCGGTTTCCTGAAGGCGATCGAGGAGTCCGGTCTCGACATCGAGATCGTGCCGATCATTCGCGCCTGGGCCGTGGCCGGCGGGCGGATCGACCGGGCCTCCTACGAGTATTTCGACCGACGGATACGCGAGGGGCTCGCGGCGGCGCTGGCTGAGGGGCCGATCGACGGGCTGGCGCTGCAGCTGCATGGCGCCTGCGCCGCCGAGGGCATCGACGATGTCGAAGGCGAGCAGGCGGCGCTCTGCCGGCAGATGCTCGGGCCGGATGTGCCGATTGTTCTCGGGCTCGATCACCACGCCAACGTGACGCAGAAGATGGTCGACAGCGTCGACGCCATCGTCGGGCATCGGACGCAGCCGCATGACACCTTCGATACCGGGGTGATCGGCACCGAACTGCTGCTGAGGATCATCACCGGGAAGCTCAAGCCGACCACGGCGTGGCGGAAGATCCCGCTGGTGTCGCACCAGGAGCAGTTTCTCACCTCGAAAGGGCCGATGAAGCGCTGGTTCGATCGGGCGCGGGCCATGGAAGCCGACCCGCGGGTGTTGCAGGCGTCGAACTATCCGATGCAGCCCTGGCTGGATGTGGCCGAAGGCGGCTGGTCGACCATCGTCGTTACCGACAACGACCAGGCGCTGGCCGAGCAACTGGCAGATGAGTTAGCCGACCTCTGCTGGTCGCTGCGCGACGACTTCCAGGTGCGCGAAGCGGTGTCGGTCGATGACGCGGTGCGCATGGCCGATGCCGAGCCAAGGGGCATCGTGGTGCTGTCCGATACCGGTGACACGGTATTCGGCGGCTCGGCCGGCGACAGCAACCTGATCCTCGAGGCGATGATCCGGCTGAAGATCAGGAGCCGCGCCCTGGTGCCGCTGATCTCGCCGGGCGCCGCGAAGGCGCTGAGCGAGGCCGGCGAGGGCGCCCAGGTAACGCTGTTGCTGGGTGGCGACGCGGCGCCGGCCTTCTTCTCCCCGATCGAGGTGACAGGGACGGTGCGAACTGTCGGCGGCGGGGTCATCCAGATCACCGACAGCCACCAGAACGAGGTCGATCTCGGCCAGGCGGTCATCTTCGACGTGGGGCCGATCACCATGATGATCACCGAGCTGCGTGGGCTCGCCGGCAACCTGCCGCAGCTCTACGAGGCGATGGGGGTGAACCCGCGCGACTACAAGATCGCAGTGCTGAAGACCGCTTCCAACTTCCAGTATTTCGCCCCGCTGACCGCGCGGGTGATCCGCGTCGATACGCGCGGGCCCGGGCAGTCGGACGTGTTGACGCTGCCGTGGCAGCGGGTGCCGCGGCCCATCTACCCGCTCGACCCGGTGGCGGACTGGCGTGCCGTGTCGTCACAGCCGGGGGTGCGCCGACCGGCCTAG